One Formosa agariphila KMM 3901 genomic window, TATTGAAAAAATGGCGGCTGCCGAAGGGTTAGAAGCACACAAAAATGCAGTGACTTTACGATTAAACGATTTAAATAAAAACTAATGGCAACTGTACAAGATCTTTTAAGACCTTCCATAAAAGCACTAAAAGCATATTCTTCTGCTAGAGACGAGTTTCAAGAAGAAACCAGTAATATGGTGTTTATAGATGCAAACGAGAATCCGTTTAATAATGGTGTAAATCGTTATCCTGACCCGCAACAAAATGCGGTAAAGGACCTTTTATCTGAAATAAAAAACATTTCAAAATCTAATATTTTATTAGGTAACGGAAGTGACGAAGTGTTGGATTTATTAGTGCGAGCATTTTGCGAACCTAATAAAGATAACATCATTATTTTACCTCCAACTTACGGGATGTACGAGGTGTTGGCAAATTTAAACGCTGTAGAAACAAGAAAGGTTTTATTGTCTGAAGATTTTCAACCAGAAGGGGATCAGATTTTAAAAGTAGCCGATTCAAATAGTAAAATATTGTTTTTATGTTCGCCTAACAATCCGTCAGGAAACAGTTTTAAGGACCACGAAGTAGAAGCCTTATTAAAGAAATTTGAAGGTATAGTGGTTATAGATGAAGCTTACATCGATTTTTCTAATCAAGACAGTTGGTTAGATCGCTTAAGTGAATTTCCAAACTTAGTCATTACCCAAACTTTATCTAAAGCGTATGGTATGGCGGGAATAAGATTGGGACTGTGCTATGCTTCAGAAGAAATTATAAAAGTTTTAAATACAATTAAACCGCCGTATAATATTAATGTGTTAACGCAAAATAAAGCGGTAGAATTGTTAAAACAAACCGATGTTATTAGTGATGAAATTGATTCTATTTTAATTGAGCGTAGTCGTTTAATTTCAGAATTAAAATCTATTGCTTATGTCGAAAAAATATATCCGTCAGATACTAATTTCGTACTCGTAAAAGTAGACGACGCCACTAAACGCTATAATCAATTAATAAAAGAAGGTGTTGTAGTTCGTAACCGAACAACGCAACCGTTATGCGAAAATTGTTTACGTTTAACCGTTGGAACACCATCAGAAAATAAAACGCTAATCACCGCACTTACCAAGTTACAATGAAACAAAAAGTACTATTTATAGATCGTGATGGAACGATTATAAGAGAACCTGCCGACGAACAAATTGATAGTTTCGAGAAGTTAGAATTCTATCCGAAAGTCTTTCAATATTTAAGTAAAATTGCGAAAGAATTGGACTATGAAATCGTAATGATTACAAACCAAGATGGTTTAGGAACAGACGTATATCCTGAAGATACATTTTGGCCTGTTCATAATTTTATTCTTGAAGCCTTTAAAAATGAAGGTGTAGAATTTAAAGAGCAATTTATCGATAGAACCTTCGCAAAAGACAATGCACCTACACGTAAACCTAATACGGGCTTGTTAACAAAATATTTTTCTGAAGCTTACGATTTAGAGAATTCGTATGTTATTGGTGATCGTTTAACCGATATTGAATTAGCAAAAAACTTAGGGTCTAAAGGGATTTTTATTAACGATAATACAAATCTTGGTACTGATGAAATTACCGTTAAACGTGAGGCTTTAAATGATTTTATTAGCTTAGAATCTAACGATTGGGAAGCCATTTATAAACATTTAAAGGTTGAAGATCGTACAGGAAGCATAGAACGAAATACCAACGAAACCAAAATTAAAATTGATTTAAATTTAGACGGAACTGGTAAAAGTAATATTGAAACAGGAATCGCATTTTTCGATCATATGCTAGATCAAATTGCGCGTCATGGGCAATTAGATTTAAATATAAAAGTGGATGGTGATTTAGAAGTAGACGAACATCATACTATTGAAGATACAGCTATTGCTTTAGGCGAATTATTTAATACTGTTTTAGGAAATAAATTAGGAATAGAACGCTACGGTTTTTATTTACCAATGGACGATTGTTTAGCTTCTGCTGGTATCGATTTTGGAGGAAGAAACTGGTTAGTTTGGGAAGCCGATTTTAAACGTGAAATGGTTGGTAAAATGCCAACAGAAATGTTTTATCATTTCTTTAAATCGTTTACCGATGGAGCAAAATGTAATCTAAACATAAAAGCAGAAGGGACTAACGAGCATCATAAAATTGAAGCTATTTTTAAGGCTTTTGCAAAAGCAATAAAAATGGCAGTAAAGCGCGATGTAGAAAAAATGATTTTACCATCAACTAAAGGGATGTTGTAAAATAGAAGTTCATCTTAATCTTCCCAAATGGAAGAGATACTCTTGTGTTTTTGGGAGTGAAAAGAATAAAGAATATGAGTTTAAATAAAGAAAATTTACAGCATACAAGTGAGAGTTCCTCTTCTTCAGGGAAGTTAGAAGGGGCTCAATCTGTTGTAATTATAGATTATGGTGCCGGGAATATTAAAAGTATTCAGTTTGCATTTAAGCGTTTAGGCATAGATGCAGTACTGTCTAACGATCCGGAAACGATTAGAAAAGCAGATCGTGTTATTTTTCCTGGTGTTGGTGAGGCGAGTTCCGCTTTAAAAATGCTTAAAAATAGTAAGTTAGACAAATTAATTCCGACGTTAACACAACCTGTTTTAGGAATTTGTTTAGGGATGCAATTAATGTGTAAAACTACTGAAGAAGGAAATACGGAAGGATTAGGGATTTTTCAAGTCGATGTAAAACGTTTCTCCAATACGGTAAAAGTACCGCAAATGGGGTGGAATACCATTACTAATTTAAAGTCCGATTTATTTAAAGATATTCCTGAAGAATCTTATATGTATTTAGTGCATAGCTATTATGCAGAAGATTGTAAAGAGGCCATTGCAACAACCAATTATAATGGAAACTATACAACAGCCGTAAAACATAACAACTTTTATGGTGTGCAATTTCATCCAGAAAAAAGCAGTATTGCAGGCGCTAAATTGCTTGAGAATTTTTTAAATCTAGAATCATAAACTGATTAATACGTAACTAATGAGAATTATACCAGCCATAGATATTATAGACGGAAAATGCGTCCGTTTAACTAAAGGAGATTACGATACAAAGAAAATATATAACGAAAATCCATTAGAAGTAGCTAAGAGTTTTGAAGATGCAGGTGTAGAGTATTTACACTTAGTAGATTTAGATGGTGCAAAAGCAAGTACAATTATAAACTATAAGGTTTTAGACCAAATTGCTTCAAAAACAAACTTAAAAGTAGATTTTGGAGGTGGTTTAAAAACGAACGAAGATTTACATATTGCTTTTAGTTCTGGAGCAAAACAAATTACTGGCGGAAGTATTGCTGTTAAAGACAGTACAATGTTCGAAAGCTGGATTCAAAAATACGGAAGTCAGAAAATTATTCTGGGTGCCGATGCTAAAAACGAAAAAGTAGCTATTAGTGGTTGGTTGGAAGAAAGTAGTTTAGAAGTTACTCCGTTTATAAAAGGCTATATGAGTAAAGGTATTCAGTATGTAATTTGTACCGATATCTCTAAAGACGGTATGCTAGAAGGCCCTTCATTCGATTTATATAAAAAGATTATTGCCGAAAATCCAAACATTAAACTAATTGCTTCAGGTGGAATTTCTAGTAAAGAAGAATTACCAAAATTAAAGGAATTAGGATGCGAAGGTGTGATTATTGGTAAAGCGATTTACGAAAACAAAATCAGTATGAAGGATTTAGAAAAACTGGTTGTAAACTCTCAATAAATTAATATGCTTACAAAACGAATTATCCCTTGTTTGGATATTAAAAATGGAAGAACCGTAAAAGGTGTAAATTTTGTCGATTTAATTGATGCTGGTGATCCGGTAGAATTGGCAAAACAATATGCTTTAAAAGGTGCAGACGAGTTGGTGTTTTTAGATATCTCGGCAACTTTAGAAGGTCGAGGAACAACATTAGATATGGTATTGCATGTTGCAGAACAGGTGAATATACCCTTTACTGTGGGTGGCGGTATTTCTTCAATAGAACATGTCGATGCTTTATTACAGTGTGGGGCAGATAAAGTGTCTATAAATTCTTCGGCTGTAAAACGCCCAGAATTGGTTAAAGAATTGGCCGAAAAATTCGGAAGTCAGTGTGTGGTTGTTGCAATTGACGCTAAAGAAATGGATGGACAATGGAAAGTGCATTTGGCAGGAGGAAGTATTCCAACCGATATCGATTTATTTGAATGGGCAAAGCAAGTTGAAGCATTAGGTGCTGGTGAAATTTTATTCACTTCGATGAATCACGATGGCACTAAAAACGGTTTTGCAAACGAGGCCTTAGCAAAATTGTCGGGTATGTTAAATATTCCAATTATTGCTTCGGGAGGTGCAGGAACCATGCAACATTTTGTAGATACGTTTAAAGATGGAAAGGCAGATGCCGCACTTGCTGCAAGCGTATTTCACTTTGGGGAAATTCCTATTTCAGAATTAAAAGACGAATTAAAGAATAATAATATAGCCGTAAGATTGTAATATTTTACGATTCAAAATAAGAGTAATGAATATAGATTTCAATAAAAATAACGACGGATTAGTGCCAGCTATCGTACAAGACGCTTCAACAAAGCAAGTGTTGATGTTAGGATATATGAATGCCGAAGCACTAGAGAAAACCAAAGCAACTAAATTAGTTACTTTTTTTAGCAGAACTAAAAATCGCTTATGGACTAAAGGTGAAGAAAGTGGAAATGTCTTAAATTTAGTTGATATTAAATTAGATTGCGATAACGATACATTATTAGTTTCTGTACTTCCAAAAGGACCAACATGCCATAAAGGAACAGATACGTGTTGGGGAGAACCAAACGAAGAATCGTACGGATTTATCTCGCATTTAGAAGATGTGATTAAAGACAGACGATTAAATTCGGATGCTTCAAAATCGTATGTGTCTTCATTGTTTGAAAAAGGAATCAATAAAATTGCACAGAAAGTAGGAGAGGAAGCGGTAGAAGTTGTTATTGAAGCAAAAGATAACGACGATAATTTGTTCTTAAACGAAAGTGCCGATTTGTTATTTCATTACTTAATTTTACTTCAAGCCAAAGATTTCGAAATTAAAGATGTTATCGACGTATTAAAAGGAAGAGAAAAATAGAAGTTATTAAAAAGGAGAATCTAGCGTGCTACATTCTCCTTTTTTTATATATGGTGATTTGGTTTTTAGGCCAGCAAATTTTTAGATTTAGAATACTTAGAAAAAAATAGTAATCCTACCGAAAAAACTAAGACTAAAATTGGCATAATTAAGCTAGGTGGTTTAACTACAAAAAACAGATATCCCATTTGTGCAATTACCGCTATTAACGAAGTTAGTGCTATAGGATATGCAAATTTTCTTCTAGCCATTAGTAAAATACTTGCTAGAAAACCAAACAAGACGGCTACAGCGTATGCACGCATAACCCAGACAGGGAGTTCGGCAACGCCTTCGGTTTGAGCTTCTATAGAATTAGATTGTATAAAATACTGATTAACACCCAATCCATTCCAGAGTAAATAAAATCCAGTTATAATCCAATACCAAATAGGTGGCTTAGTCGCGTTAGTCATAAATTAAAATAATTAGTGGTTTAATTTGGTTTAAAAGTAGTGATTTTTTTGAGAAGTCTACTAAAATCGGTTACTTGCACCTCCTTATAAAAATCTTTTTCAGTTGAATAAACGTTATTTTTATCTTATCGAAATTCAGTATTTAGGCTATCGTTTTCACGGTTGGCAAAAACAGCCAAAACTAAAGACGGTACATCTTATGATTGATAAAACCATGCGTTATATTATGGATGGTAAACCGTTTAAAACCTTAGGTTCTGGGAGAACAGACGCTATGGTTTCTGCACAACAAGGCGCGTTTGAATTATTTTTAGAAGATAAAATTGAAGATGAAGTAGCGTTTTTAGAACTGTTTAATTACAACTTGCCTCAAGATTTAAGAGCATTATCCATTACTGAAGTCGATAAAAATTTCAATGTGATTAACGCGTCTAAAATGAAAGAATATGTGTACGTGTTTGCACATGGCGCTAAATTTCATCCGTTTTGTGCGCCGTTTATGACTACAATTTTAGATGAGTTAGATATTGAAAAAATGAGGTTAGGAGCCAAGCTGTTTGAAGGCGCTCATAATTTTAAAACCTATTGTTACAAACCTTCAGACACGGGGATTTTTAATCGTGAAATCGATACTTGCGAATTGGTAGAAAACACATTGTTTACTGCGAGTTTTTTCCCAGAACAGTCGTTTATGTTGCGCGTTAAAGGTAAAGGCTTTATGCGAAATCAGATTCGATTAATGATGGGCGCACTAATAAAATTAGGCAAAAACGAAATTACATTAGACTATATCAAAGAGAGTCTTAAACCCGAAAGTACAGAAGTTATGGACTATATCGCTCCTGCTTCAGGATTGATTTTAAATGCTGTAGAATTCGAAACTTTAAATTAAATTTTACACCTCATACTTCACATTCATTTCTCTATTCATAATAAGTTAATAGCTTAATTGTGTGTTATGCAATTAATTGACTTAAATTCTTCCATATTGTTTTGCGTCAAAACAAATTGTGTTAGAGGACTTCTACATGTGATTAAATAATTAATTTTAATGATATAATTGAAATATTAATCATTTAAAAAATAAAATTATGTTACGTTGGACAATCATATTTATCATTATAGCAATAATCGCAGGGGTTTTAGGATTTGGAGGCATTGCCGGAGCATCGGCAGGAATTGCTAAAATAATATTTTACATTTTTTTAGTGCTTTTTGTGCTTTCACTTTTAAAAGGTTTAGTGAAATAGATGGTTAGAAGAAAACAATAAATAATTTTTAATCTAAAATAAACACTCATGAAAACGATATATGTAATGTTTGCCATGTTATTTGTGTATACAGTACATGCGCAAACTCAACCCAAAGAGGTTATAGAAGAAACAAAAACAGTCACCACAAAAGTTAATACAGGAACTGAAATTAAAGAAAGTACTGTAGAGTATAACACACGTAAAGAACAAGATGTGAAACTGGCTGAAGGTGATAAAAATAAAATCAATCAGAGTCGAGTAGATGCACCTGCACAGGTTACAGAAACTGTTCGTGTTACTGATAATAGTCCGTTTACTGCAAATAATAAATCAATGAAATATGAATTAGACGGAAAAGTATGTCAATTTAGTATGCATGAAAACGGATTTTTAATTTCTGATTCAGCAAGTACCAAACCTACTAAAGTTGAACAATCTGATGCTGATGAAACCCAATTTGTTTTGAATGATAACGGAAAAACAGGAATTGGTTATTTTGATGAAGAAGGAAATTTTATAGTACAACAATTCGATAAAAAAACAAACGAAATTGTATCTAAAGTATATACTTTAATAAAATAAAAACAGCATGTTTAATTTGCTACAGCCCTAGTTTACTAGGGCTTTTTTATATCTTTAGCCTAACAAAAATGTATGATATGATTTCTAAACGTGTACTTGATTATTTAACTGAATTAGAACAAAATAACGATAGAATATGGTTTCAAGAGCATAAAGCTGAATTTAGAGCTGTTGAACAAGAGATAAAAGAAGCGTATAATACATTATTTACGTTGTTAAAAACACACGATGATGTCGATGCTGTGAAAATTTTCAGAATTTATAGAGACGTAAGATTCTCAAAAAATAAAACCCCGTACAAAACACATTTTGGAGGTTCTATTCATCGTACAAAACCGAATTTAAGAGGCGGTTATTATTTACAAATACAGCCCAATAATAAATCGTTTATTGCAGTAGGATTTTGGGATCCTAATAAAGAAGATTTACTTCGTATTCGAAAAGAATTTGAAGTCGATGCTCAAGAAATGAGAGATATTATGGCAGATGCTAAATTTAAATCGACTTGGGGAGATTTAGAAGGCGATGAACTTAAAATGGCACCTAAAGGATTTGATAAAACCCATACAGATATTGACCTGATTAGAAAAAAACAATTTATTTTCACTAAATCTTTTACCG contains:
- the hisA gene encoding 1-(5-phosphoribosyl)-5-[(5-phosphoribosylamino)methylideneamino]imidazole-4-carboxamide isomerase, with protein sequence MRIIPAIDIIDGKCVRLTKGDYDTKKIYNENPLEVAKSFEDAGVEYLHLVDLDGAKASTIINYKVLDQIASKTNLKVDFGGGLKTNEDLHIAFSSGAKQITGGSIAVKDSTMFESWIQKYGSQKIILGADAKNEKVAISGWLEESSLEVTPFIKGYMSKGIQYVICTDISKDGMLEGPSFDLYKKIIAENPNIKLIASGGISSKEELPKLKELGCEGVIIGKAIYENKISMKDLEKLVVNSQ
- the hisC gene encoding histidinol-phosphate transaminase, which codes for MATVQDLLRPSIKALKAYSSARDEFQEETSNMVFIDANENPFNNGVNRYPDPQQNAVKDLLSEIKNISKSNILLGNGSDEVLDLLVRAFCEPNKDNIIILPPTYGMYEVLANLNAVETRKVLLSEDFQPEGDQILKVADSNSKILFLCSPNNPSGNSFKDHEVEALLKKFEGIVVIDEAYIDFSNQDSWLDRLSEFPNLVITQTLSKAYGMAGIRLGLCYASEEIIKVLNTIKPPYNINVLTQNKAVELLKQTDVISDEIDSILIERSRLISELKSIAYVEKIYPSDTNFVLVKVDDATKRYNQLIKEGVVVRNRTTQPLCENCLRLTVGTPSENKTLITALTKLQ
- the hisF gene encoding imidazole glycerol phosphate synthase subunit HisF; the protein is MLTKRIIPCLDIKNGRTVKGVNFVDLIDAGDPVELAKQYALKGADELVFLDISATLEGRGTTLDMVLHVAEQVNIPFTVGGGISSIEHVDALLQCGADKVSINSSAVKRPELVKELAEKFGSQCVVVAIDAKEMDGQWKVHLAGGSIPTDIDLFEWAKQVEALGAGEILFTSMNHDGTKNGFANEALAKLSGMLNIPIIASGGAGTMQHFVDTFKDGKADAALAASVFHFGEIPISELKDELKNNNIAVRL
- a CDS encoding DUF2461 domain-containing protein; translation: MYDMISKRVLDYLTELEQNNDRIWFQEHKAEFRAVEQEIKEAYNTLFTLLKTHDDVDAVKIFRIYRDVRFSKNKTPYKTHFGGSIHRTKPNLRGGYYLQIQPNNKSFIAVGFWDPNKEDLLRIRKEFEVDAQEMRDIMADAKFKSTWGDLEGDELKMAPKGFDKTHTDIDLIRKKQFIFTKSFTDKEVLAPGFLEEVNNSFKIIRPYFNYMSDVLTTNINGESLI
- the hisB gene encoding bifunctional histidinol-phosphatase/imidazoleglycerol-phosphate dehydratase HisB; this translates as MKQKVLFIDRDGTIIREPADEQIDSFEKLEFYPKVFQYLSKIAKELDYEIVMITNQDGLGTDVYPEDTFWPVHNFILEAFKNEGVEFKEQFIDRTFAKDNAPTRKPNTGLLTKYFSEAYDLENSYVIGDRLTDIELAKNLGSKGIFINDNTNLGTDEITVKREALNDFISLESNDWEAIYKHLKVEDRTGSIERNTNETKIKIDLNLDGTGKSNIETGIAFFDHMLDQIARHGQLDLNIKVDGDLEVDEHHTIEDTAIALGELFNTVLGNKLGIERYGFYLPMDDCLASAGIDFGGRNWLVWEADFKREMVGKMPTEMFYHFFKSFTDGAKCNLNIKAEGTNEHHKIEAIFKAFAKAIKMAVKRDVEKMILPSTKGML
- the hisIE gene encoding bifunctional phosphoribosyl-AMP cyclohydrolase/phosphoribosyl-ATP diphosphatase HisIE; this translates as MNIDFNKNNDGLVPAIVQDASTKQVLMLGYMNAEALEKTKATKLVTFFSRTKNRLWTKGEESGNVLNLVDIKLDCDNDTLLVSVLPKGPTCHKGTDTCWGEPNEESYGFISHLEDVIKDRRLNSDASKSYVSSLFEKGINKIAQKVGEEAVEVVIEAKDNDDNLFLNESADLLFHYLILLQAKDFEIKDVIDVLKGREK
- a CDS encoding tRNA pseudouridine synthase A, coding for MNKRYFYLIEIQYLGYRFHGWQKQPKLKTVHLMIDKTMRYIMDGKPFKTLGSGRTDAMVSAQQGAFELFLEDKIEDEVAFLELFNYNLPQDLRALSITEVDKNFNVINASKMKEYVYVFAHGAKFHPFCAPFMTTILDELDIEKMRLGAKLFEGAHNFKTYCYKPSDTGIFNREIDTCELVENTLFTASFFPEQSFMLRVKGKGFMRNQIRLMMGALIKLGKNEITLDYIKESLKPESTEVMDYIAPASGLILNAVEFETLN
- the hisH gene encoding imidazole glycerol phosphate synthase subunit HisH, with protein sequence MSLNKENLQHTSESSSSSGKLEGAQSVVIIDYGAGNIKSIQFAFKRLGIDAVLSNDPETIRKADRVIFPGVGEASSALKMLKNSKLDKLIPTLTQPVLGICLGMQLMCKTTEEGNTEGLGIFQVDVKRFSNTVKVPQMGWNTITNLKSDLFKDIPEESYMYLVHSYYAEDCKEAIATTNYNGNYTTAVKHNNFYGVQFHPEKSSIAGAKLLENFLNLES
- a CDS encoding DUF1328 domain-containing protein; translation: MLRWTIIFIIIAIIAGVLGFGGIAGASAGIAKIIFYIFLVLFVLSLLKGLVK